The Acipenser ruthenus chromosome 25, fAciRut3.2 maternal haplotype, whole genome shotgun sequence genome has a window encoding:
- the LOC131701618 gene encoding uncharacterized protein LOC131701618 → MHNELLHPCSKGGYGDERADIEKRKHQLIVSLSCADTDLVNYKELVDGRNAWKQEAWESLRNEPLLSEAEEPFNDPSPSPRGFLIARSGVRLTTPRDRIKSPGDRLKTPVERVKSPGDRPKSPGDRLKSPGDRPKSPGDRPKSPGDRLKTPVDRLKSPGDRLKSPGDRLKTPVDRLKSPGDRLKTPVDRLKSPGDSLTSPGSSPSRLSCGSRFLEVPPTVLSEGRPLSYEDMEDIGKWNRERRRRSESDANSLVWREQCRLVRTGNAAVDSHALPSTLGGEDAEAVDRFRRSCFNVYMDTVQLCQRNSVPLCQRNAKCKV, encoded by the exons ATGCACAATGAATTGCTGCACCCCTGCTCCAAAGGTGGCTATGGAG ACGAAAGAGCAGACATAGAAAAACGAAAACACCAGCTGATCGTGAGTCTGAGCTGTGCGGACACCGACCTGGTGAACTACAAAGAGCTGGTGGACGGGAGGAACGCCTGGAAGCAGGAGGCTTGGGAGTCCTTGAGGAACGAGCCCCTGCTGTCAGAGGCAG AGGAGCCTTTCAACGATCCATCGCCCTCACCACGTGGGTTCCTGATAGCTCGGAGTGGGGTTCGACTAACAACTCCTAGGGACAGAATCAAGTCTCCTGGGGACAGGCTCAAGACCCCTGTAGAGAGGGTCAAGTCTCCTGGGGACAGGCCCAAGTCTCCTGGGGACAGGCTCAAGTCTCCTGGGGACAGGCCCAAGTCTCCTGGGGACAGGCCCAAGTCTCCTGGGGACAGGCTCAAGACCCCTGTAGACAGACTCAAGTCTCCTGGGGACAGGCTCAAGTCTCCTGGGGACAGGCTCAAGACCCCTGTAGACAGGCTCAAGTCTCCTGGGGACAGGCTCAAGACCCCTGTAGACAGGCTCAAGTCTCCTGGGGACAGCCTCACGTCTCCAGGGAGCAGTCCCAGCAGGCTGAGCTGCGGCTCCCGGTTTCTGGAAGTCCCCCCGACTGTGCTGAGCGAGGGCCGGCCGCTGAGCTATGAAGACATGGAGGATATCGGCAAGTGGAACAGGGAGAGGAGGCGCCGCTCTGAG AGCGATGCTAACAGCTTGGTCTGGCGGGAGCAATGCCGCCTGGTCCGGACAGGCAATGCTGCCGTTGACAGCCACGCCCTGCCGTCGACTCTGGGGGGAGAGGATGCAGAGGCGGTGGATAGATTCAGGAGGAGCTGCTTCAACGTTTACATGGACACCGTGCAGCTGTGCCAGAGAAACAGTGTGCCGCTGTGCCAGAGAAACgcaaaatgcaaagtataa